The sequence below is a genomic window from Harmonia axyridis chromosome 1, icHarAxyr1.1, whole genome shotgun sequence.
aagtaTGTCTATCCTCTTGTTTATTTTGAAGGGAAGATAAcgaatttcttattttgattatttttattacctGAGTTGATTTGCAAAAACCCACAATTTTAGTAGCTTAAGTTATGAAATAGAATTaggtaaaaaaattgtttgaccGTTGTTCAGGGCTTTTCCTAGAAAATTACAACAGCTATGAAAACGCACAAAAATCGATGGATCGGTTTTCAAACAATTTCTCGCAGAATTGACGTTTCACAATGAGaacaaatcaaataaatataaaaaggtATACCTACCTACCTAGTGTAAGCTTGGGCAAGTTGATAGGATTAACAAAAAAAGTATCTTGTCTCCAAAGCTGCAATTGGCGCATGCTAACCTGCTAAGCCGATCTTGTGACATACTATTTCTAACGTAGgtataatttaattaattttaatatagAATAACTACGCTTTGCACTAGCTACAAACATAGGCGGCGTTAACATAATTTTGAGGACTATACAACAGGTTTGAAAATGCTTCCTCCAACTTATTATCGTAAATATACCCCAAACTTTAAATTGGCGAAGATGAAGATTGTGGAAGCACTCTAAGGCCACTTGTTATATAGGTACGCAACATCTGCATATTTATGAGTAGGTATAATGCATAATGCGACACCTTTCATGGTTTTTaatgttaattgaatttttcggtattccttcctgttgttgctaaCCGAATTGAATCTGATTGggtactttgaatttcaacCCTGCCTCCCAATGGCGTACCCTgacacatgggcgcccgcagaaatttttctcagggggggggggggtcaaaatgaaaattattgaaaaacgataagccGTCCATGAcggtcattgaaaaccggaaaattgttgtgaatccattactttccttttttcctcgccctttcaattcaattcaattcaattctttattgatcccttAGACACAGAataatgtataggacaagttaacatcaggaaaaaaaatagcatagttACAAACTTTGAGATGCAAAATTTGACATTACAAGAAACAATATAAAGGATTAAATCAATGAGTCAGAAAGAAACTCCTGAGTGCTGTAAAAGCATTTATCAGCTAATATACatctattctttttttttaagttttgatatCTAGCGATTTCAGCTCGTTCGGAAGATGATTGTAAAACTTGATTCCCGCAAAAGTAGGCGAGGTCTCATATTTGCTTGTGTTATGTCGTAGTATGCAGACGATGCTACTGTGTCTTGTCTCTTGTATGATATTCGTGAAAGTCAGAACACTTCATAAGGTTATTAATGTTACATTTTACATGCAGGAGACAGTTCAAGATGTAAAGAGATGGAAATGTCAAGATTCCAAAATTCTTAAATGTCGGTCTACAGGACTCTTGAGGACGCAGATTGAAAATTAATCTAATGATTTTCTTCTGGGCAATGAAAACTCGGTCGCTACCAGAAGGCCCTCCCCATAAAACTATATTATAACAAAGGTGACAGTTTACCATACCGTAGTATATATTTATTAATGCATCCATGGGTAGTGAGTATTTTAGACGATGAATGGCGTAAAAAGACcggttcaatttttttgctAGATGTTCAATATGGAAATTCCATCTCAGAAACTCGTCTACATACAACCCAAGGAATCTGATGCATTCGAGAGATCTCAGAGCTCCCCCCTGAGTACTGAGAACCAACGGCgaaactgatgacgaatcccgTAAGCGGAATCGGATCACTTGAGTCTTATCCACATTCATGATGAGTGAATTAGTTCTGCACCACTTATTGAAGAGATGGATCACCATCTCACATTTAGATATTAATTCGATTAGGCTATTAGCCTTGATAGCAAAAGAGGTGTCATCTGCGAAGAGAATCAGAATACACTCTACAAGATATTCCACAAGATATTCAGGCAAGTCATTCATGAACAGAATAAAAATAAGTGGCCCAAGAATTGATCCCTGAGGGACACCAAGATTGTTCTCATACTCGGTAGAAACGTGTTCCCCTACATGGACATATATGGAACGATTAGAGAGGTAGCTCAGAATCCAATCCAGGATTATGCCTCTAAAACCTATTTGGTATAATTTATCAGCGATGAATTTATGTTGAAGACAGTCGAACGCACGTGAAAGATCAAAAAAGATCCCTGCGACATGAGCACCCCTGTCCAGACTATCGTACACAAATTCCACGAATTCAGTGCATGCCGTCCGAGTGGACCTACCAACTCTAAAGCCATGTAGTTTCTCAGACAGCACTGTAAATCTGGTCAGGAATTCACTCATACGATGGTGCATTATTCTTTCAAAAGCTTTCGAAATTGACTCAAAATGGATATAGGTCGATAGTTAGCAATGTtgtcctttggattgagaaagttatattgagggtgttgtgctaaaaaatgagacaatcaaaatctcaggggaggccatggccccccctgcgggcgcccatgccctGACATCAGCCTTGAGGATAAAGGGttataaactaaaaaaaaaattttgaatgtccTCTGAATTTATAAACACTttttgagattgattttcacttGTCGAAGTGTCAGCTGTTGTATTCAAACGCGAAAAAGATTCGCCTGCATCTATTTTCTTTCTTTTGTGGAACTTTTCCAAAAAAGTTTGCTTACCTATATACCTACCTATAGGTATCCCCTtatccccccttgggtacgccactgctgCCACCCCTTAGCGACATCCCTGTACCGATaacgaatacaaaaatcactgaTTGCAAAACAAGTAGCGACGCTGAcgaagcggatagataaaggaaaataagaaACCTctgacatagacgtgctcgtagtcgtagtgcaataaaagtaataatcttgaaagtgataataaaatcataaaccgtaaaagggtcctaTTTTTAACTGCCGtgtcgatttaaaaaaaaagtaaaatgattattggttcattttatggaaaaattttcgatcTTCGTCTTTGAGACaattctgaaatgttatattttggAACTCTCGGGGGTAATTATCCCCAGTACCAGTTAAACCCTATTTCTTCATCACATtctatatcatttttttttcagattcggTTTTTTCATAAAGTGAGTTCAAAAATATTCTCTACTTTAAAATATTATAGGTCAAATATGCTTCAAAAATCATCTTTAGCAACTATCCGGTATGGTCTAGTGGCTAGGATACCTGGCTTTCACCCAGGAggctcgggttcgattcccggtacCGGAATTTCATTTTACATTTTACTCGCTCTTTACATGGGAGCAGATCATCAGCCTGATGTGTAAGATTTCGATGTATATAACTCATGAACGcaatatgtcaaatttttttaatgttatgTGAATAAATTTAAACTATTTTTCCACTTTGAAAGATTCATTAATGGTCTAGAGTAATTCAGTGttatatttgaatgagattattCCAACTAAAACTTATTAAAGACGCTTTTTCGAAGAAGGATTTCAACATTATAAGTAAAAATTGATGCAACATTCATAACGCAGTTATAAATCAATGTGCTACTGCGTATATTTATTCCTTTTCAATTCACCccacctaaaaaaaaaatctagttAAGCTGGAAACCTGCTTCAAGTTGTCCTTCtcctttatttttattcaaaatttcatttcaatcgattCTGTAGATTTTTAATTATGagggaaacaaaattttgaacagcCACATAATCTCATTTGGGAGTTACCTAAGACAGATAAGTCATCATCGATGAGTGAGACATATAAGTCATTATCGTTTGAAGACATACCCGGCtcaaaacttgaaaataattattttatctttTATTGAGCAATTACTGATATGAGTGACAGGTATACCTCAGTTAAGATAAGGTTAACCCAAGCTAGGTTCTCTACTTAATAAAGTATATCGGTAAATGCTCAATGAAGCATAGCATATGTCTTTTCGAATAATTTGTCTATTCAGTCAcattatatgaaaattattatgtgATTTATGTTGAACAAATATTTAAGGCCATACCTTAAAAGTAACCTTAtagcttatacagggtgtaacatgagtacTGGCTAACTGGCAATAGCCTTATGGTGAATGCAGGCCTTTCAAAAAAGTATAGCTAGATTTGTATACTAAGACTATGTTAGTTTCGGATAGAAAAGGGTGCATGAATAATGGaaattggcctaaatttctgatctccataatttgaaaattagtagtctgattttattcaaatttttaggtTTATGCAACCCTTCAAAAAGTtaaatgtaatttcaatattctcaGGGCAATTATCAGGGAAAATTATCGAGATTTTTCCTTTAAACAtcagaatttatattttttacgcGTTTTATAGAAATATCGTTATTGCTAAAAAGAAATACTGAATTCAGtcaaatgaattcaaatttcaatttgattttttttaaaatagtaGCAAAcgaaaatatttatatgtttgaaactttttcaaaatacggtcctgtttttatttttttcgtgaTAATATTTGACGTTATCAGCTgcgattttgaattttatagctttctattcgtttttttttttattatgaaacCCTCAGCATCTACTGAGTGTTGTAAACACGCTGCGTAAAATATTAATTAGAAGTATGCATGATCAAACCGTGAACTCTTTTGAAATTacaattaaatttaaaacaaaatgaCGTGATCCTCTCAAAAAATGTAAACTATCAATCTATCAGCTGTACAGCaaaaataagtaaaaaaaaaaaattatttttagagaaaatttaaacgtatttatttcaattcatggaATGCTGGCTCTGTGGCATGGCCACCAAGGTCAGCGGATCTTACTTATCTCGCGCATTTTCTGTGGGTTTTTTTGAAAGATATATGCCATTTAAAACACTTCACGGAAGCAGTTGAGGCCCAGGATAGAGGAATTAATCTCGAGCAGATGTAAGATACAATCTTGAAATGATTGAAAGAGCAATAAATAAACTCTTGTTGAGAGCTAAGAAATATGTCCATATAAATTGAAGGACTCCTTTTCCAATACTGTGTAATGCAAATAGATTGACAGTTTACAATTTTTGAGATGTACACatcattttgtttcaaatttaaattctagtgtattcatatttttcttggattcattcaaaaaaaacttttcaagaGGACATTTTTAGCagcatttttattttgttgatgcCCGCACATCTGAACATCGTCTgtatctatttcaaatatttttggaacATAAGTAGATATTGAGCCGAAATAAGTAATGATTATCTTAATATATTACGAAAGTAGACtagaatttcaaatgaacagatgtaattttagaatttaaatttattttgaaacatagtataatatacaataaaataatGGAAGTAACAAGTTTATAACACTATACATATAATGTTTCACATAATCATATAAAGTTTCCAAAAGaagagaaatttcaaaattatattgatcTTCAGTTTTCTTTTTTCGACTTAAAATGAACATAATCTAAATGACGTTTAAGACtagatttttcattgaaagcATTATCACATAAGTCACATTTATATgccttcaaattcaaatgaacagaaacTATGTGGGGTTTCAGATGATATTTCTGATTTGTAGTATAATCACATATGTCACACTTGTATGGTTTTGATTTCAAATGTACAGAATCCTTATGCCTTTGAAGGTGAGATTTGTAATTTGACCTgaaatcacataagtgacacttgTGTTGGtttgaattcaaatgaacagaatttaTATGTCCTTTAAGAGAAACTTTCTGATTTGTCCTGAATTCACACAAGTGACACTTGTGTTGCTTCAAATCCAAATGAACGGAATCTACATGTGTTTTCAAACGTGATTTCTgatttgtagcataatcacataagtcaCATTTATGAGGCTTTAAATTCAGATGGACAGAATCTGTGTGCCTTTTGAGTTCAGATTTGCGATTTGAGCTAAAACCGCATAAATTACACTTATGTTGCTTTGAAAtcaaatgaacagaattcatgtgtttttttaaaagagATTTCTGATTCGTTGTATAATCACACATGTCACACTTATGTGACCTTGAATTCAAATGTACAGAATTTATATGTGCTTTGAGGGAAACTTTCTGATTTGATGTAAAATCACATATATGACACTGATGATTggtatttatatgaatattgagTTCTCCTTCATTTTGAGAGGAAAACTCACAAAATTGACAATTTTGTTGCTGTGAATCAACAGTTTCCTTAACAATCTTCTGTTCAGAGATTGATTGATTATTGCTTTGATCCTCCTGGTGTTCTTGCGCTGGCTCAGATGGGTCAGTAGAATTACCATTACTTTCAATATTGGATATTAATGCTTCTCTTTTATCAACTTGGCTTCCATCAGTAAGTTTTTTCACATCATCTAAATCTCTAGTCTTAACCTTAAATGTGTCACAGCTATCTTCTTCCTCTATGAGAACTTGTATACTGAAACATTAAAATAATGCTGAAGATATTCATAGCTGGTTTGTTCAACAGAGTTAAATTTCGGGATTTTTAGTTATGATATAATCTGTTTTTAGCGGACATTTCGACAATTCGGAGTAGCCTACTGTTCAATTACAATCTACAACCTAAAAACCCCCGAAAATGACTATCGAATTCGAAGAAACATCAGATGGAATATCAAAGGGATCACAGTTGAAGATCCCAGAATTTTTAAAGTCTGTTATACTGAAACATTGTCAATTAAATCTAACATAACacttctccagaaacgtctaataggcactTGAACACCCTGTGTATGTATACAGGCAGAACCTTAAAGttgtattttaattttaaacaTAGATTCCttccataaaataaaactttcttCATTTACCATTTGTCCAGAATTGACTCACGTGAAATGATGCAGGCTTTATGTTAAAATATGAAACAAACATTATATTTCCTTTGAAGCTTCAACTCGATAATtcagattgaaatgaattttagctTAAAGCTTTCTATAGCTAAGAGACTAATTATTTCTACTTCTAATGGTTTCAAGTTATAACTTCGCCAATCCGTAAAACTATCTACACAAAATtagcataaaaaattattagaatACTCATTCATTTTAGAGGAAACATTATTCTTCATAATTTCTTGGTAAATGCACAATTTTGAAGATATTCAAGAGTGAATATAGATCCACTTTTGTACAAGAAAGCACTATTGTCATAGAAAATATTCTTCCCAATATAACATGGGACATACAAAATAAGATTTGATCACAAGAAGTTAGCTTTCTATCACTTAATATACAACAATAAATCCTTATTTTGTAAGCTTTTAGACTGTATTTCATTACATCAATTgatatgaaaacatttttttttataggtacCCTActaacataaaaaataaaatactataTTTGATCTGAGTCGATTGTTATAATCTTATATATATACATTCATTAGAAACGTCATTTTCAAATAGTTTCTCTTGCTGTACCtcaatgaaaattaatatattcatgGCTTGCTGCATTATATTTGTTCCCAAACCGTTTGTGAAATTGCACCTCCCCTAAGTTTATAATAATATGCAGAAATTTGATCTACTGCAAATTCAATTTGTGGATTTAGCACTGTTCGtctaaataaataatcaagttCATAGAACTTCTAAGTTCATACTGATTAACTTCTCCATTATTTCAATGTGTGCGCATTAAAACGATATGATTGCATACGTCCATTGTGAAACCATTTACAACTTTTCACCtgagccaaatctagaaaaaggGTAAATGAAATTCTTTGTTATAAATTGGCTTGCATTACGAAAAACCTAGACTGAGTTAGATTCAGGTAATCATTATTCTGCTGAGatataagaagaaaaaattcattcaagtacttatcaaaaaaaaaacaattgtgACACTCACAAATCACCAAGAGAAATTTTCGTACTCTCATCTACAGTTGGCTCCATTTTGCTAAATATTTCGATTCTAGTTCATCTgagtaaaattcaataatagacgaataaaaatgtaattaaacaaattaaaataacAATCTGACAAAAGTCTTGtctttattcaatgacaaaaaCAGAATTCGAGAAGGTTAAATTCacagaatatttgaataataattccCTGTTCTTTGAGATATAAAAGCAGAGTTCATAAAGTAAGTATATAATACTTGTTCTATGGCAGAGTTGTGTCGGATCCGGATCACTCGGATCGgaacttagaatatagattgaTTATTAATcacagaacactaaatataTATTAATGTTCTATGGATCGGAACTCGGAAGCCTGAAAGCGCCCTCAGGGAAAAAGGCTAAAACTAAAAGAAATGTGCGGCAAATTCAAATCGTCCCGACCCCAGTTTGAAAAcaattcgatttcaaatttatatttagAAGAACTCTTATCTTCAGATAATTGGATAATTATAGTTTGTTTTCCTAACGAAGTAATCGTGAGATTAAATGAAGCAATAAATACACCATATCCTGAATTACCTCTGATATGGGAAATTAATTGAGAGGGGCTATACCCTATACCTCTTCAGCGGtcagttcaaaattttttgctaGAGgtcatcgatttatatgaggttttcactagtATTCATTGTAAAACttcgtcattgcggaaagtctttatttttattagatggaaaaaaattagataaatttttccaatacttaatatgaatgatatgatgacttttagaacaaacatttttttttaattaattttcacttaaaaatattatacaaaaagtcttgtcaatatttgagattattATATGCCTAagggcagatcacgagaatgttaCTTGTTATAAAATCTCCATAAAGAAATATTGTGAtcaatgataattttttattaataaaatatgtttttgttGAATGAGAAGAAAGTAGAAGCAACAATTAATTTTCAAGAAGGggcaaaaattttataatttcttctgATTCTGAcattatcattatcattatcatcattattatcattatcattcatCTGGTTGCCATCCTAGAGTTCGGATGTTCATTTCGTTCATCGAGTGTAATAAATCGTTGAGGTTACCATACACGACAAGATTTAAATATGTCGCAGAATAATGTTGCTAACTGTCCGGTGTGCGATGAAATCGTCACGGTGAACAATAAATCAGTTTATTGCTCTATGTGCAAAGGGCGTTTTCATGGTCCATGTGTAGGGCTAAAAGATGCATTTTGTAAAGCTGTACAGGAAGTGAGGaatctcaattttttctgtGAGACCTGTCTCGGCCAGTTCGATGATGAAGATCAGATAGGGGATAGGTTGGCAGCAGTCAATAATGCAAGTATGGATGTTAACTTGGATAAGATGACCACCGTGTTGAAAAACACCATAGTCGGAGAATTAGAATCCCATATGAATATTTTGAGGAAAGATATCGAAGTATTAAGGGAAAGTAATGTCGATCTCGTAAGATTGTTTACTTCAGTTAATCCGCCCGTCGGTACAACTGCGGCGGTTGTCAGTCTTGAGAGCACTGCTACCACTCAGAAAGCTATGGGTGTTTCAACAAAAGATAGGACGAAGACCGCTGATCCAACTGAGGTGGCTACATCGAGTGCATGGAATAACAAAAGGACTGAACAAGCTAACAAGTCCAAATTTCGAAAAGTTAGGCAGGGTATAGCTGAGAAGCCAGTCGATACTCAGAATTTTCCGACcccaattaatgcgtttgtaaaTTCTAAGAGTGAATTAATCAAGGGTAAGGGAACAACCAACCCGCTTCTACAAGCTGCCCCAGAAGGAAGAAATTGGATCTGGATTGGTGGACTGTCTGATGCTACTACCGAGTCAAATGTTTTGTCTTATGGCAAAGAAAAATGGCCAGATAAGGAGTTTTTGTGTTTTGACCTGAAGTCCAAAAGCAGGAGAAAAACGTTTAAATTTGGCAGTAAAATGGTCTCTTTGGAGGAACTCCTGGACGAGAAGATGTGGCCGGAGGGAATTACCGTTCGTCCATTTCGGAGTTTCCAATCATGAAAGAAATTTACCCAGTGAAAGTATTAACGCCAAGTTGGACATTACATGCGAGAGGTTAGgtaatgaaatttcatgttattaTCAAAATGTTAGGGGTCTTAgaactaaaactaataatttCTACAAATCATTATCTTTGTACAATTTCgatattattttattgacaGAAACTTGGTTATCATCTGATATTGCCAATTCTGAATTATTCGATGATAGATATTCAGTATATCGTAAGGATAGAGATTCATTCACCAGCGATAAAAAGAAAGGGGGTGGGGTTTTGGTGGCTGTTCATAAAAGGGCAGCTTCCCGAATCTTACTTCATGAATTTGATGATTTGGAGCATATAATTGTTAAAGTTAATGAAGGTAGTTTGTCATTGTTGATATCAGTTGTCTATTTTCCTCCGGGTAGTGATTTAgcttcgtatgaaagatttgggGAAGATATTGAAAACTTGATGGATAAATATGACGCGCTTGACGTGTTGTGTTGTGGCGACTTTAATCTGCCGGGCATGATTTGGGACAATTCAGAATCGAATTATGAATCTGTTTGTTTATCAAGTAAACATATGTTTTTGTGGAATTTCTTGTCGTTCTTAAATTTGCGACAGGTAAACGAAGTATTCAATGCTAATAACGTTTTACTCGATTTGATTTGTACATCATTGGATTCCATCAAGGTGGAACCAGCCATCGAACATTTAGTCCCTTGTGATAAACACCATCCAgcgttatattttgaaatttttacccaCAACCGCTCCAATTTAAGTCAGCCGTTGTTTACATTTTTTGATTACAAGAACGCAGATTATGAATCATTAAACAACTTTTTCAGTACTATTCACTGGGATGATGTTTTCTTTAATATTGTGGATGTCGATTTGTTTGCTGAAAAATTGTACGAGATTATTATGAAAGGTATTGACCTGCATGTCCCTAAAAAGGTGTCGAGATCTTATTCATTCCCTTGCTGGTTTTCACTAGAGCTTAAAGCttcaatattcagaaaaaaagtaGCACACAAAACGTACAAGAAGTTTGGCAGAGAAGaagattatcaaattttttctcttttaaGAGATAAATGTAGAACCTTATCAGAATCTTGTTATACCGAATATCTTAATACAGTACAACAATCTATCAACTCTGATCCTAAGTTTTTCTGGAAGTTCGTCAATGatcgaaaaactgaaaaaggCTTTCCATCTTCTATGTATTTAAACGGTGTTGTTGCTGATTCTGATGGGGATATTGCGGAGTTATTTCGGTTGAATTTCTCTGAGATTTATATAAATTCACCAGCCAGAGATATTTCTTTTGTCGCGGACAATACAGTGGACGTTGTAGATTGCCCTTGTTCCTTAGATGACGTTCGGAGTCAACTGATGGCACTCTCGAATCGAACTGATTCCGGTCCTGACCATTTATCCGctcttt
It includes:
- the LOC123689059 gene encoding zinc finger autosomal protein-like, translated to MEPTVDESTKISLGDFIQVLIEEEDSCDTFKVKTRDLDDVKKLTDGSQVDKREALISNIESNGNSTDPSEPAQEHQEDQSNNQSISEQKIVKETVDSQQQNCQFCEFSSQNEGELNIHINTNHQCHICDFTSNQKVSLKAHINSVHLNSRSHKCDMCDYTTNQKSLLKKHMNSVHLISKQHKCNLCGFSSNRKSELKRHTDSVHLNLKPHKCDLCDYATNQKSRLKTHVDSVHLDLKQHKCHLCEFRTNQKVSLKGHINSVHLNSNQHKCHLCDFRSNYKSHLQRHKDSVHLKSKPYKCDICDYTTNQKYHLKPHIVSVHLNLKAYKCDLCDNAFNEKSSLKRHLDYVHFKSKKEN
- the LOC123670852 gene encoding uncharacterized protein LOC123670852, which produces MSQNNVANCPVCDEIVTVNNKSVYCSMCKGRFHGPCVGLKDAFCKAVQEVRNLNFFCETCLGQFDDEDQIGDRLAAVNNASMDVNLDKMTTVLKNTIVGELESHMNILRKDIEVLRESNVDLVRLFTSVNPPVGTTAAVVSLESTATTQKAMGVSTKDRTKTADPTEVATSSAWNNKRTEQANKSKFRKVRQGIAEKPVDTQNFPTPINAFVNSKSELIKGKGTTNPLLQAAPEGRNWIWIGGLSDATTESNVLSYGKEKWPDKEFLCFDLKSKSRRKTFKFGKTWLSSDIANSELFDDRYSVYRKDRDSFTSDKKKGGGVLVAVHKRAASRILLHEFDDLEHIIVKVNEGSLSLLISVVYFPPGSDLASYERFGEDIENLMDKYDALDVLCCGDFNLPGMIWDNSESNYESVCLSSKHMFLWNFLSFLNLRQVNEVFNANNVLLDLICTSLDSIKVEPAIEHLVPCDKHHPALYFEIFTHNRSNLSQPLFTFFDYKNADYESLNNFFSTIHWDDVFFNIVDVDLFAEKLYEIIMKGIDLHVPKKVSRSYSFPCWFSLELKASIFRKKVAHKTYKKFGREEDYQIFSLLRDKCRTLSESCYTEYLNTVQQSINSDPKFFWKFVNDRKTEKGFPSSMYLNGVVADSDGDIAELFRLNFSEIYINSPARDISFVADNTVDVVDCPCSLDDVRSQLMALSNRTDSGPDHLSALFLKNCSDSLLFPIWSLFRLSLESGAYPSYWKHSYVIPVFKSGDSSDIENYRPICKISYLPKVLDSIVTSQLTPMFKQIIINEQHGFVSRRSTTTNLLVYVDRLGRALEKGHQVDSVYTDFSKAYDRVAHWIFKLKIESLGVRGPLLSWLVDRIRGNKLRVKIFDVCSGEFEAISGLPQGSSLSPLLFLLFINDVYKVFSCCSFLLFADDLKLFREITSYSDCSLIQADLDSLMSWCDKNEMKLNINKCKVMRFFRGRSPIEFSYYISGQFLDRVEVIRDLGVYFDSKLDFVYHINLTIRKAFRMLGFVKRNTKDFNDIDALKNIYITNVRSILEYCSTVWSPYYQVHIGNIEKVQKKFLRWICYKRSIPSGEIDYGLLMSGLSLKTLQERRKNFGIMFVYKLLNDLIDCPYLLARLNFNAVHVNLRHRDFLVPEFHTRNYSYNNPVDRAMRTSNESGLDLLNESLFAIKRYFNN